AGATTCAAAGGGCGACTGCACCAGTTGCGGCGGAATGTGAATATCAAACTTTTCAAGGAATTTGACAAGGTACTGCGACCAACTGATGCCAACAGTCGCCGCACCCACTGAATATTCCAGTACCAAATCCCACCCGATGATCCAGGCAAACAATTCGCCCAAAGTGGCATAGGCATAAGCGTAGGCGCTGCCGGAAACAGGAACCATCGCCGCGAATTCTGCGTAACACAACGCACTAAACGCACAGCCCACCGCCGCTATGATAAATGATAAGGTTACTGCAGGTCCTGCATTATTGGCTGCGGCAATCCCGGTAAGTGAAAACAGACCTGCGCCGATGATAACTCCTACACCGATGGCAACCAGGTTTACGGCACCTAAACTTCGTTTCAATGTCCCTTTGCCTGTCTGTGCGGCCTCGCTTTTTAATAATTCAATTGATTTTCTCAGCATAGTTATTGGGTGATGTATTTATATGGGTTGACAATCCTTTTTAGGACCTGATTGAATTTCCTGATTTTTACCTGGGTTCGTTTTTCAAATTGGTAGCGCGACAAATTGGTTAATGCCACACCTGAAAGTATGATCCCCAACCCCGCGAATTGTGCTGAGGAAATGCATTCGTTGGCAACAAGCCAGCCGATGATAACCGCCACGATAGGGTTGATGTACGTGTGCGTGCTGACCAGGACGGGATCTTTGACAGACAAAAGCCAGATGTAAGAAACATAGGCCGTAATGGATCCGAAGAAAACGAGGAAGAGCAGTCCAAGTATCGAGGAAGTCGTGATTTCGGACAGCTCGAATACTGTCCACTCGCCGCGGAACAGCGCGACAATGAGGCTTGCTACCCCGGCAACAATCAGTTGTTGGGCGATGTTCATAAACGTGGAATTTCCTGCCGGATTGTTCTTCGAGTACAATGAACCGATGACCCAGGACACTGAGCTCAATGCCAGAATAATAAATGCAAGCACTTTCAGGCTGCCGTCATTTTCAGCCTGGGCCGGCCTTACACTGCCTTGGAGAAAAAGCAATAAACCGGCAAAGCCAATGATCAGGCCGAGTGTAATTAATCTATTGGAAAAATAGGTTTTCCAGTTTTTCCTGTCGAGCGCAATAAACCAGAACGGTCCGGTGGCGATGGCAATCGCGGCCTCAGTCGACGTCACGTATTGCTCGCCCCAGGCAACCAGTCCCGTGCCGCCCGTAAGGATCAGGATGCCGGTAATGGCATTTTTTTTCCATCCTGTCGCCGATCCGGTGCTTTCTTTTTTGCTTTTGCGCCAAAGCAACAGCAGTACTCCGGCGGCCAGGAATCTGAAACCGGAAAGAATGAACGGTGGAAACCCTTTGAGGCCATATGATATGGCGAGGAAAGTGGAACCCCAGATGACATAGATTCCGGCAAACGCCAGCACAATTAGCAGCGTAGTTTTATTTTTTATAATTGACATGATATTTTTTTTGAAGGTTTAAATAAAAAAAGGCCCTTGCTCTGAGTTGAGGAAGGACCTGATAATTACATTGGTGTATAACTAAGAAGACACATTCCGGCAACAATGGACGCACATCATCATATGGCAGCAGTCCATTGAGTGGTGTTTTTTTGCGAAATTTTTACTTGCCTGTGTTTTCATAGTATTCAAATTAGGGTTAAACAAAAAAAGCCTTTCGGATATGAAAGGCTTTATAAACTTGTGAAAATAAAATTATTTATCTCGGGGCCATTTCATACAACGCATCAGACATGCAGCACATCATGCAGCAAACTGTGGTCATCTTATTATGGCTTATATTTCTCATTTCGGGTACAAAAGTATCAACTTATTTTTAAACTATGCTAATGAAATATTTTTAAATTGTTATAAAATCACCAGTTAATAACCATCTCCCAAGTGTATAGGGCGAAAGCAGTTTAAGAAATAACGTAACGCAGTACTTTCCGATTTTTTTTGTCGCTATATTCGCACATAATTTTCAAAAAATGGTGGAATCACACCATTGTTTACCAATAACCGCCCATTTAATTTTGATGCATCATCATGAAGCAATTTTTTACAATATTATTTATCAGTCTTGGATGCTCCATTTCGGTTTATGGTCAAAAGGATCGTAACGTTTTGTTGCAGGAATTGTCCAAATCAAAACAGGATACCACCAAAGTATATTTGCTTTTGGATGTAGCGGAAACGTATATTGATGATCCAAAAAATTTCAAGCAATACCTTCAAAAATCATTTTCTCTAAGTAAAAAATTGAACCATCCCAATGGAGAAGGCAGGTACTATCAGTTGATGGCAAAATTTTACTCCTATCAAAATGAGCCGGACAGCTGTGTTTACTTTGCGAAGAAAGGCGTTGAAAATGCCAGGAAGTTAAAATTCGATAAACAAGCCCAATCGTATTCCAATTTAGCATACGCCTACACGATGAAAGGCTATCCTGATTCAACACGATTTGCTCTTTTAAAAGCACTACATATCGAAGAAAAGCTCAAGCCAGACCCTTATAGGCTCGCCATTTTGTATGTAAATTTAAGTGCTAACAGTTATGCCATTCATGATTACAAAAAAATGATAGCATACAGCCAAAAATCACTGTATTATGCCAATAAGCATCCCAAAAAAAGATTTCTGGCGGAAGCACATATCAATCTGGGTTTGGGTTTTACAAATGATAAAGCATTGGATAGTGCCGATTATCACTATAGCCGGGCTCTGGAATTAGCCTACAAAAATCAAAACATAATTCAACAATTATACGTTCTGGAAAATATAACCGATTTATGGAATATTAAACGGAACTATCCTAAAATGCTGGAAACGGCAACGATTTTTCATAAAATCAGCAAAGCCAATCCGGAATTTGTTTCTGAATGGATAAAAAGCGACCGTTTGTTAGGCAGAGCGTACTTGTTTAACAATCAGATTGATAAAGCGAAATCGTATGCTGAAATTGCTTTAAAAAATTCCACAAAAGAAAAGGACAATCCTGAAAACGTCATGCAGGTGCATTACTTGATGTATGAGCTTGAAACCCGGTTGGGGAACTACAGCAAAGCCGAAGACCATTACACCGTTTATGATTCCATTGATAACGTTTTCAGGGGAGAAGAAACGCAGCAAAACATCAATATTTTAAATACAAAATTTAAGGTTGAGAAGAAGAATGCCGAGCTCAAATTGCAGAAAGCCGCGTTGCAACGCAAAGAAATGACCATCTTTTTCCTGTCATTTGGGATCGTTGCCTTGGTCGTCCTGGGCTGGTTTGTTTACAAGAACAGAGAGAAAAAACAAAAAATAGCGAGTCAAATCCAGCAAATCGTCGCGTCAAAATCAATCATAAAAACCCAGGAAGACGAACGGACCCGAATCGCCAAAGACCTTCACGACGGTTTGGGAGGTTTATTGTCAGGTGTCAAACAGTCGTTACACAGTATGAAAAATAGCTTTATAATGGAAGCCAACGAGGCTCAGTCGTTCGAAAACACCATCGATATCTTAGATCAGGGAATCAGGGATCTGCGAAACATCGCACACAATATGATTCCGGAAAATCTGATAAAGTTTGGCTTGGAAACGGCCACACGCGATTATTGTTCCTACATCGGCCATTCAAATGCGTTGAAGGTCGCTTTTAGCCCGATAAATATGGAGGGCTACCACAAAGATTTCACGCATTCGGTAACGGTGTACAGAATCATCCAGGAATTGGTCCACAACGCAGTGAAGCACGCCGAAGCCAAAAATTTGATTGTTCAACAGGCGGTGCAAAGCACTACGTTATACATCACCATCGAGGATGATGGTAAAGGTTTTGACACAAACAACGCAACAAGCGGAATTGGAATTTCAAATGTCAGGAACAGGGTGTCGGTATTGGAAGGAACCATGCACATTACATCGAACCATCTGGGAACAACCGTAAATATTGAGCTTCCGATATGACAAAGATTATAATTGTTGACGATCATCCCTTGGTTATCGAAGGCATAAAGGCCTTGATCGAAAGCGATAGTTCGTTTGAAATTGTAGGTATTGCGTTGAATGGAAAGCAAACGAATCAACTTCTTAAAACTGAAAAACCCGATATCATATTCATGGACATCAACCTACCGGATTGCAGCGGTATTGACTTGTGCAGGGAGATTTTGCTGAAATTCCCATCTATCATCATTATTGGTTTAAGCACCTTTAATACACCCAGTTATATCCAGGCAATGCTTGACAGCGGCGCCAAAGGGTATTTGCTGAAAAACACCACAAAAAATGAATTTTTAAAGGCGCTGAATACAGTTTTATCACATAAAACATATGTTTCGGAGGAAGCCAAAAGTATTTTGAACACCTTCAAAACGGAAACAGAAATAGTATTGACCCGAAGGGAACGGGAAGTTTTACAACTTATCGCAAGCGGTAAGTCAAATACAGAAATTGCCAAAGAACTTTTCATCAGCCCTACAACGGTGGACAGCCACCGGACTAATCTGTTGGCTAAATTCAAGACCAATAACACAGCACTCTTGGTAAAACAAGCGCTAAAATCAGGCTTTATAGTATATTAATCAGGCAGGGAATTTAAAAACCTCCGGAAATCAGGAGGTACACTGCCGGCAACTTGTAAGGGTATTGATTAAGAACCAATCAATACCACGTGGCGGGCTTTGCCTGATACCAACGCGAAATCACTTGTAAATCTTAATCACCAAAAAATCAAAATGAGAAAATTAGACTTAAAAAAATGGTTGCATTTACCCTTCATTGTGGTATTGTTTTTCTTTGCGGGCAGCAAAGTAACAGCGCAAACGACACTTGCCGCCGGAGATCTATTATTCACCGGTTATGATTCAACCCTCGGAACAAATAATGCAAGCGCAGCCGATCGGTTCTCTTTTGTGCTGCTAACGAATATTTCGTCCGGTACGGTCATTTACTTTACGGATCGCGGCTATTTCACGTCAAGCTGGCAGGCATCCGGCACATCTGAGGGGACCATTAAATGGGTTTCAGGTTCTGATTTGACTGTCGGAGCCGAAGTGTATATAACAGCTTATACTGCTACCGTAAATGGTACCGCAAATGGGGTGGTAACGCAGGTTTTAGGGGGTAATGCGATATCAGGCCTTAACCTAAGTACCGCTGGCGATCAGCTTATTGCTTTCCAGAATGTTGCTGGCGACCCTACGGCCACGGGCACCACATTTGTTGCCGGTCTTCATTGGGGCACTTGTTCGGTAGCCAGTGACGCCAATTGGGATACTATTGGGACATGTGCCGCAGGACCCACGACGTCTACCCGACCTGCTGGCTTATCGTCAAGTACCTCAACAATATGGATGGGCAATCCGGGCACTGGCGGCACCTACACCAATGCCTCCTTCAAAGGTACCGGCGCGCCTTATGCGAACGTAGCCGCGGCAAGAACGGCAATCCTGACCAAAGCAAACTGGAATCGTTCGTTCAATCTTACAAGTGGTCTGCCCGTTGTTGTACCGCCGGGTACAGTCACATTTGTAATGCCTCCAAGTATCACAACCCATCCCGCAAACAGGGCTATTTGTGCTGGTAGTGCAACGACGTTCAGTGTCGTCGCGGCTGGAAACGGCATTGGCTACCAATGGCAACTCAATTCGGGTTCAGGGTATACTAATTTAAGTAATGGTGGGGTTTACTCCAATGTAACTACAAATACGTTGGTATTAACTGCAGTTACAGGTACAATGTCAGGTTATCTTTTTCGATGTGTCGTTACAAATGCCGACGGCTCCGTAAATACAAATGCCGCTACGCTTACAGTGTCCAGCATGACCACCACAGGTTCACAGGCAGATGTGAGCTGTTTTGGCGGCAACAACGGATCGGCAACTGTTAATGTAACAGGAGGTATCGGATCATACAGTTATGACTGGACACCCGGCAACCCGTCAGGCGACGGAACGGCGTCAGTGTCCGGACTTGCTGCCGGGACCTACACCGTCACTATTACTGACGCTATTGGGTGTACTGTCTCGAAAACCATCACAATTACACAGCCGGAGCAGATAATTGCCATTGGATTGCAAACGAATGTTACCTGCAACAGTGAGAATGACGGGACTGCTTCCGTATCCGTGACGGGTGGCTCGGGAACTTACAGTTATGCGTGGTTCCCGTCTGGCGGCAATGCAGCTACAGCGACCAACCTGGCACCGGGTTCTTACACCTGTTTCATTTTCGATACCAATGGCTGCAGTACGAGTAAGGGTTTCAACATCACAGAAGGTGGCATCACAACCTGGGACGGCGTAGCCTGGAGCGCAGGCTATCCTAATTCAAATCTCAAAGCAATCATCAACGCCGATTATACCTCAACAGGCGACTTATCAGCCTGTGGATTCGTGGTGAACGGTACCGCTAACGTGACGGTCCTTTCAGGCCACGATTTCAACATCGCAAATAAGGTGGTCGTTGCGGCAACCGCTTCGCTTACTTTTCAAAACAATGCCAATTTGTTACAGACAAATACATTGGAAAATTCGGGCAATATCACGCTCAAAAGAAATGCCATGATGAGAAGGCTTGAGTATGTTTACTGGGGTGCACCGGTTACGGGCCAACAGTTACAGGCATTTTCACCGTTGACATTGAGCAACCGTTTTTACACGTTGAATGAAACCACAAATAGTTTTGTTCAGGTTGCTGACCCCGCTACCACAAATTTTGTGGCACCAGTGGGCTATATGGTAAGGGCTCCCAACACTTTTTTGGGTGCGCCCGCCCCAAAACAGCTTTTTCAGGGGACTTTTACGGGCACACCAAACAACGGTGATTTCTCAATCCCTGTTACAGCAAATAATGGCGGCTTCAATTTATTGGGAAATCCATATCCTTCGCCAATCAGTGCAGACCTATTTTTGCAGGCGAATCCGGGGACGCTTTACTTCTGGACGCATAACGTTTTGGGATCGGGTAACGCCAATTATGCAACTTACAACACCGTTGGAACGGCAGCGCCTAACGGAGGTGATGTGCCGAATGGTACCATCCAGACGGGGCAAGGTTTCCTGTTGTTGAAAGCCGCTTCGGGAATGGCTACGTTCAATAATACGATGCGTATCGGCAATAACGATGGGCAGTTCTTCAGGACCAATACCGAAAATAAAAGCCGCTTCTGGCTCAACTTGAATAATGATGGTGCGAATGTCAGTCAAATGTTAGTTGGTTACCTCGATGGTGCTACGCTGAATATTGACGAATCCATGGACGGTAAGTTGATTGACATGGAAGGCCCCAGCCTTTCAAGCCTTGTTGACGGTGCCGCTTTTACCATTCAGGGCCGTCCGACACCATTTCAAAACACAGACACGGTAAAATTGAATTTCAAGGCGGCTCAGTCCGGAAATTATACAATTTCGCTCGATCATTTTGATGGGGTTTTTGCCGATGGGGCGGAGATTTTTCTAAAAGATGATTTTACGGGAACCCTCCATAACCTCAAAGATAGTGCCTATGCATTTGTTTCCAGTGAAGGCGATTTTGCAGATAGATTTCAAGTGGTGTTCCAGAATACAACGCTTGGCACATCCACCGCCTCACAGGATGAAAAAAGCGTCGTTGTATACAACGATCGGGGAGTCGTGCATATAAAGTCGGCAGCCTTTACGATAAACGAGGTAAAAATATTTGATGTCCAAGGGCGATTAATTTATTACCGGGACAATGTAAATGGAGACAATACCACCATTGAAAACCTCCCGGCGGCATCGCAAATTTTGATGGTCCAGATAAAGTCGGACGCGGGGGGTACCGTGGTTAAAAAAATAGTTAGGTAAATAGTTAAAGAGATACAAAGTCCTCCACAATTGGAGGACTTATTATTGGTACGCTGCTGTAACACTTCCATTAGAAAGTTAAAGGCCACAAATTTAAAAAGCATAATTTTTGGAATCAACGCTGACCCCGATTACAACCCAAAGCATTCGGATTTCGTAGTAAAACGTTCTCATTTCATCAAATTGAAAGATTTCGCGTGTTTGAATGGTAGGCTGCCGCATACCGTTAGCAATAAAAGTGATTCCTGAAAGTTGGGTGGAGCTAGAGATATTCAATATTCGAGCCGTACTGGGAATACCCAACCCTTCTCAGGTAAAGGTTATGATTTGCTGATGGGCCGCTTGAATTAAATAGCATGATCTTTTTTTGCTGAAAGTGACATGATTGTATTGGCGCTTGCCAACCCAACACTTTTGAAGACTTACTGCATAGGAACATCCCAAAATAAAAAAGAGCAACATTTTCATGTTACTCTTTTCTGCTCCCCCTCTTGACCGAATCTCGAGCGGTAACGCTTTGATTTTTCGTAAATTAGCCTGAAAATCGACCCTTTTTGGACATCGAACGAAGGAGCGTCCAGGGTCTGCCGCATTCGAATTTTCGAAAGGCCGATCAACGACATTCCAAAGGAATCCTGTCGTCGACCATCCATGAAGAACTGAAATACTTCATCGAGGACTACCACAAAATGCGGCCTTGTTGCAAGCACAAGATCTACACGCCCAACGAAGTCCACAAAATCGTGGACTGGCCAATATCAAAATCGTCCTAAGCAACTCCAATAACAAAGGCTGGAAGAGAACCGCAATTACTGCTGTAAGGTGTCGTCCTGATGAAAGCGGAAAAACAGCGAAGGCGTATTTTTATTATTCCTTTTATGCCTCTGCAATAAATCAATGAACGTTTTTATTTTTAAGCCTCTGTTTTTAAGTTCAATATTTGAAACAAGTTGGGCTGTTTAGAATTATCTTTCTTTTAGAAACCAGTATTCGAAAATTCGAATGCATTGATGTAGAAATACTTACATTTTTAAATGTTAATTAAAATCCTTTATGTCAACGATTTAAAAAGAACTTAGTTTTTGCTGATTTTGGTGATGGTTAAAAGAGGGAGCCAGGGTTTGATACAGAAATATCAGTCAGGAAGCGATTAGCCTGGCGTTCACCAGTCTTTGGCCCGTCATTTTATTTCGGATATTGAACCACCCATTTCATTTTGTTCAGCTCGTCAAGCGTATACTTGCTGATCGTAACTTTGCCGCTTTTTACGATATTGTCAATATTGTCAGCTTTAATATTGTCAATAATAAACTTGTGTGTCGGCTTATAAAATACTATGTAAAGGATGTGGCCTGCAGCATTTTCCTCCAAAGGTCCTATTATTGGGCTTCTTCTTATCGGAGAATCTTCCGCATGAGCTTCTACTGTTCCGCCGGCCGATACCCTGTAATATCCATCCTTTCCATTAATAATCGTCTCATAACACATTTGTTCGTTTGAATTGTTCCTGATCAGCAACTGGTCTTTTTTATAATGGCAACTACTGGCCAATACAGTAAAACATAATAATAATATCGCTTTTTTCATACAAAAAATGCATTGTATTTATTGTCAATGGAAATCATGGCTATAATGGTGATGGCACAATTTAGTGTTTTTTCATAGCTCCCCCTCTTGACCGAGTCTCGGGCGGTAACGCTTTGATCTTTCGTAAATTAGCCTGAAAATCGACCCTTTTTGGACATCTAACGGTACTACAAGGTTGTATATAAGACATTTAACTTGCAATTTTCCATGATTTATGCGTTGGCCTGTCTACGCTAAATGAAAATGGTATTCGAAAATAAATTTACATAAGCCTAAAAGAAACCCAACTAATAAAGCCTTGCCTGAAAACGATACCATGTGTGATTTCCAATTAAGACCTTTTCCCCGCATTAGCAGTATGGAGCAGGCGATCATCGTAAAACAGGCTGTTACTTCCCACAAAAATGAAATAGAGAAATTCATATAAGCATTATAAACAGAAAAAATCAAAAAATCAGATAACCAAAATGACAAAGCGAAGAGGCTGTGAAATAAGGGTGTTTTAACCAAATGTCTATTATTACTGATAAATCCAATACCAAGAAAAAAGATAAATAATCCGCCGAAGAGCCAGTAAACAGGATAAAACGCCTCTTGGGCTAACGGCTCTGTAAGGCTGTCTTTAATTGAATATACCAGTCCGAAATGGTTGATTGAGACGACTGTACATACAATTCCTGCAGCCACC
The nucleotide sequence above comes from Flavobacterium magnum. Encoded proteins:
- a CDS encoding EamA family transporter — translated: MSIIKNKTTLLIVLAFAGIYVIWGSTFLAISYGLKGFPPFILSGFRFLAAGVLLLLWRKSKKESTGSATGWKKNAITGILILTGGTGLVAWGEQYVTSTEAAIAIATGPFWFIALDRKNWKTYFSNRLITLGLIIGFAGLLLFLQGSVRPAQAENDGSLKVLAFIILALSSVSWVIGSLYSKNNPAGNSTFMNIAQQLIVAGVASLIVALFRGEWTVFELSEITTSSILGLLFLVFFGSITAYVSYIWLLSVKDPVLVSTHTYINPIVAVIIGWLVANECISSAQFAGLGIILSGVALTNLSRYQFEKRTQVKIRKFNQVLKRIVNPYKYITQ
- a CDS encoding tetratricopeptide repeat-containing sensor histidine kinase, which encodes MLETATIFHKISKANPEFVSEWIKSDRLLGRAYLFNNQIDKAKSYAEIALKNSTKEKDNPENVMQVHYLMYELETRLGNYSKAEDHYTVYDSIDNVFRGEETQQNINILNTKFKVEKKNAELKLQKAALQRKEMTIFFLSFGIVALVVLGWFVYKNREKKQKIASQIQQIVASKSIIKTQEDERTRIAKDLHDGLGGLLSGVKQSLHSMKNSFIMEANEAQSFENTIDILDQGIRDLRNIAHNMIPENLIKFGLETATRDYCSYIGHSNALKVAFSPINMEGYHKDFTHSVTVYRIIQELVHNAVKHAEAKNLIVQQAVQSTTLYITIEDDGKGFDTNNATSGIGISNVRNRVSVLEGTMHITSNHLGTTVNIELPI
- a CDS encoding response regulator — its product is MTKIIIVDDHPLVIEGIKALIESDSSFEIVGIALNGKQTNQLLKTEKPDIIFMDINLPDCSGIDLCREILLKFPSIIIIGLSTFNTPSYIQAMLDSGAKGYLLKNTTKNEFLKALNTVLSHKTYVSEEAKSILNTFKTETEIVLTRREREVLQLIASGKSNTEIAKELFISPTTVDSHRTNLLAKFKTNNTALLVKQALKSGFIVY
- a CDS encoding T9SS sorting signal type C domain-containing protein, producing MRKLDLKKWLHLPFIVVLFFFAGSKVTAQTTLAAGDLLFTGYDSTLGTNNASAADRFSFVLLTNISSGTVIYFTDRGYFTSSWQASGTSEGTIKWVSGSDLTVGAEVYITAYTATVNGTANGVVTQVLGGNAISGLNLSTAGDQLIAFQNVAGDPTATGTTFVAGLHWGTCSVASDANWDTIGTCAAGPTTSTRPAGLSSSTSTIWMGNPGTGGTYTNASFKGTGAPYANVAAARTAILTKANWNRSFNLTSGLPVVVPPGTVTFVMPPSITTHPANRAICAGSATTFSVVAAGNGIGYQWQLNSGSGYTNLSNGGVYSNVTTNTLVLTAVTGTMSGYLFRCVVTNADGSVNTNAATLTVSSMTTTGSQADVSCFGGNNGSATVNVTGGIGSYSYDWTPGNPSGDGTASVSGLAAGTYTVTITDAIGCTVSKTITITQPEQIIAIGLQTNVTCNSENDGTASVSVTGGSGTYSYAWFPSGGNAATATNLAPGSYTCFIFDTNGCSTSKGFNITEGGITTWDGVAWSAGYPNSNLKAIINADYTSTGDLSACGFVVNGTANVTVLSGHDFNIANKVVVAATASLTFQNNANLLQTNTLENSGNITLKRNAMMRRLEYVYWGAPVTGQQLQAFSPLTLSNRFYTLNETTNSFVQVADPATTNFVAPVGYMVRAPNTFLGAPAPKQLFQGTFTGTPNNGDFSIPVTANNGGFNLLGNPYPSPISADLFLQANPGTLYFWTHNVLGSGNANYATYNTVGTAAPNGGDVPNGTIQTGQGFLLLKAASGMATFNNTMRIGNNDGQFFRTNTENKSRFWLNLNNDGANVSQMLVGYLDGATLNIDESMDGKLIDMEGPSLSSLVDGAAFTIQGRPTPFQNTDTVKLNFKAAQSGNYTISLDHFDGVFADGAEIFLKDDFTGTLHNLKDSAYAFVSSEGDFADRFQVVFQNTTLGTSTASQDEKSVVVYNDRGVVHIKSAAFTINEVKIFDVQGRLIYYRDNVNGDNTTIENLPAASQILMVQIKSDAGGTVVKKIVR